The Pichia kudriavzevii chromosome 3, complete sequence nucleotide sequence AAAAGCAGTTAGAGCAAGCGGCTAAGAAACAAGAACAGttagagaagaagaaggagcGTGAGTTGTTACTTCAGATGGAGGAGGCTTCAATCAAGTCTAAGAAAGGTGGTAAGACTAAGAGCCACAAAAAAgatgatttggatgatgCACTTAATCAGTTTGGTCCTAAAGGTACAATCTCTGCCGATGGTTTAGATGATTCTTTAGCCGCGTTGactttattgaagaaggatgCCGTTACTAACAAAGATCTGGACAGACATCCCGAGAGAAGATTTAAGGCCGCTCTAGCCTCTTATACAGAAAGAAGATTGCCTGAAATT carries:
- a CDS encoding uncharacterized protein (PKUD0C05750; Pfam Domains: DUF1014(9.8e-31)): MAKKGGKKGKEAPVQQPESDSDWEDGAKKPSKKQLEQAAKKQEQLEKKKERELLLQMEEASIKSKKGGKTKSHKKDDLDDALNQFGPKGTISADGLDDSLAALTLLKKDAVTNKDLDRHPERRFKAALASYTERRLPEIKKENPGLRKQQMEQLIYKEFQKSPENPFNQETNISYDANTEEVIGKKKEIRDKRSKKYEK